The Verrucomicrobiia bacterium genome includes a region encoding these proteins:
- a CDS encoding phosphoadenosine phosphosulfate reductase family protein, translating into MKDLRIISVSGGKDSTALYLLAQEYFGNSFLPIFADTGNEHPVTVNYVKNLHVMTEGPEVVMVKADFTKQLEKKGIIPTENPFADMMLWKGRAPSTKAQFCTEHVKLWPIRFYLEKHYPRDCYNWIMFTGIRAGESERRSKMQPFNWNSFFNCESVLPLLYESKEQIFSLMAQKGVPPNPLYALGNNRVGCYPCIHANKNQLQVLPEWAWDKIEHWENMLGRSWFPSGILPGKPKGYIPKISEVKEWCKTSRGGKQYNAFKQDAPDDAPSCMTGWLQCE; encoded by the coding sequence ATGAAGGATTTGCGCATCATATCAGTATCAGGCGGGAAGGACAGCACAGCGCTTTACCTGTTGGCGCAGGAGTATTTCGGAAATAGCTTCCTTCCGATCTTCGCAGACACGGGGAATGAACATCCGGTTACGGTCAATTATGTGAAAAACCTTCATGTAATGACTGAAGGCCCGGAAGTGGTAATGGTTAAGGCTGATTTTACAAAACAGTTAGAAAAGAAAGGAATAATACCAACCGAAAATCCATTCGCTGATATGATGCTGTGGAAAGGCAGGGCTCCCAGCACAAAGGCTCAATTTTGCACCGAACATGTGAAGTTATGGCCGATCCGATTCTATCTTGAAAAACACTATCCACGAGATTGTTACAATTGGATCATGTTTACTGGTATCCGTGCAGGAGAAAGCGAAAGGCGTTCCAAAATGCAACCTTTTAACTGGAACAGCTTCTTTAACTGTGAAAGCGTCCTGCCACTGTTATACGAATCAAAAGAACAAATATTCTCATTAATGGCTCAAAAGGGCGTACCCCCTAACCCGTTATACGCCTTAGGGAATAATCGTGTTGGCTGCTACCCCTGTATCCATGCAAATAAAAATCAGTTACAGGTATTGCCTGAATGGGCGTGGGACAAAATAGAACATTGGGAAAATATGCTGGGCAGATCATGGTTTCCTTCCGGCATACTTCCCGGTAAACCAAAAGGATATATCCCTAAGATCAGCGAAGTAAAGGAGTGGTGTAAGACCTCCCGCGGAGGGAAGCAATACAATGCATTCAAACAGGACGCGCCGGATGATGCACCAAGCTGTATGACAGGATGGCTTCAATGCGAATAA